GGAAGCTCGAGTTGGCGGAGACGGCCATCTTGCCCTCGACACGCAGCAGGTAGCGGGCGTTGAGGATGGCGACGATGACCTGGACGACGCCGACAGCCGCCAGCGCCACGATAAACGGCACGAGCCATCCGTCGTTGCTGCCTCCGAGCAGCTTGTCGGTGAGCACCTGCGAGAACACGGGGTTGACAGCGTTGATGACCGACGTGATGACCGACGTCAGCGCCACGAACGCCAGAGCCGTCGCCGTGCCGCGCAGTCGGCCGAGCGCGAACGATCGCACCGACGCGGGCTCTCCGCCCGGCTCGAAAGCATCCGTGGGGGCGAACTGCAGGCAGACGCCCGTAAAGCAGCGGTCAAACTCCTCGAGGCCTATGCGCACTTCGCCGCGGGCCGGGTCGTTGAGGTAGACGTGCTTGCCACGAAACCCGCGCACGACGACGAAGTGGTTGAAGTTCCAGTGCACGATGCAGGGAAACGTCGCCTTCTCGCGCAGCGTCTCGGGCTCGAAGCGATAACCCTTCGCCTCAAAGCCGTACGAGCGCGCCGCCTTGACGACGTTGAGCGCCGAAGAGCCGTCGCGCGAGACGCCGCAGTCGAGACGCACCTGCTCCAGTGGCAGCCACTTGCCCCAGTAGGCGCAAATCATTGCAAGGCTCGCGGCGCCGCACTCGAGCGCTTCCATCTGCATGATCTGGGGGATCTTGCCGGCCATCTTTCCGGGCTCCCCCGGGGAACGTCTCGCCTTCGCCATGGCTCTCACCCGCACTTATCGGCCGAGGAACAGGGCAGAGGGGCTGTCCGAACTCACGGTGATCTCCGCCTGGTACGTGCCGTCGGAGACGCCCCCGACCTGCCCGGTGATCTGCCCGTTCTCAACGGTGATCGTCGCGGGCTGCGTCGAGGGGACGCGCCCGAGGAACAGCCAGATGACGGCCGCCAGCGCAAGCAGGACGATGGCGATGAGCACCATCCAAGCGCCGGGGCTCGACACGCGGATGTACTGGTCAAGCTGATCAGGCGACGACACGCGGTCGAGGCTCTTCTTACGGAATATGGAAGCAGGGCCGCCGTCTGTGTCAGCCATGTGCTACCTCACTTCGAACAGCGTCGAGAAACCGGTTATCTCGAGCACCTCGCGAATCTCGTCGGAGGCGTGTTCGATGGCGACGCCCTGACCTCCCAAGCGCTTAAACGCCATCATGAGCACGCGCAAGCCGGCAGATGAGACATACTCGAGGCCGTCAAAGTCAAACGTGATGGCGCTCGCCTGCGAAAAGACGCCCTCGAGCGCCTGCTCGAGCTGGGGCGCCGTGTTCGTGTTGAGCGAGCCGCGCACGCTGACCAGGGCGCACGTGCCGTCCATGTTCACCGCTACGTCCATGCAGCCTCCTCGTTGTGGTGCTCCGGGCGCTTGCGATGGCCGACGCCTCGGATCGTGTGGTGCGCGACATGAGAAAAAGGGCATCGCCCCGCGCGCTCAGGCGACGAGGCGATGCCCTGCAGCCCGCGCCCGCAGCAGTCGCGGGAAAGCGGGCTGAACAGCGAGATGCTAGCTGTTGCGCAGGTTAGGCAGGTAGCCCTTGATGCCAATGCCGCCCACGACCTGGCCGAGCTGTCGGTCGGTCAGCTTGCGGGGCTCCTCGACACCCTCGCGCAGGCGCTTCTGCTCAACGGCGCGCTGAGCCTGCTGCTCTCGACGGCCTTCCGCTTCCTTCATGGGGGCCTCCTTTCGCCATTCCCTGCTCGAGGCGCCGCCTCTCGTCCGGTTCCACAGGCCAAACGTCCTGCCTGCCTCGGAGGAGGGCTCGCCTCTTCTCTTCACTGTCATCATACCCGAACAACTGCAACGAAAAAGCAACACCGACGGCATCCCTGCCAAAATGTGCGGCGCCGGGCTTCGCGCGGTATGAACGCGCGCTATGGCGGGCCGGCCGCGCGAGTTTTCCCTACACGAAGTCCTTCGCCATGCGTAGCACGTTGTCGCCACCGTCGCGTTCGTAGAGCACGGACTGCATGCACGTCCGCACGAGGTGGATGCCCAATCCGCCTACCGGGCCGTCTGGCGTCGGCATGCGCGTCGCGTGCTCGAGCGGGTTGTACGCGACGCCGCCGTCTCGCATCGTCAAGAACAGTCGCCGCGCCCGCTCGTCGACGGCAAGCGACACACGCACCGGGAACGCGTCGCCTGCCGGGCTGCCGTAGTGACAGACGTTGACGAACAGCTCCTCCGCCACAAGGCGCAGGTCAAACGAGAGCTTCGCCGTCGCGAGGTTCCGCGCCACGAGGTCGTCGGTCACAGGCTTGAGGAAGGCGAACAGGTCGTCGAGGAAGCGATCCTCGTTGGGTAGGTCTATCTCGCGCAGGGGCAGGTCCCACGAGACGCCGACGAGCGTGATGTCGTCTGCCTGGGGCGCTCCATCGACAAACGCGTCGATGCGCGAGACAACGGCCTCGATGGCGGCCCCCATGCGCGAGAGGCCGGCCTCGGGCGCGGCCTCTGCGAGGCTACCCGCGTCGCAGGTGGCAAGCGCCTCGGCAAGACGGGCCTCGCCGAACAGGGCCGCCGAGCCGTCAGCCGCCTCCGTCACCCCGTCCGTGTACAGCATGATCTCGTCGCCGGGCGTCAGCGACAGTTCCGCCTGCGCGTAGGGCATGCCCGCCATGGCACCGAGCACGAGACCGGGTCGCGCGCGCAGGTACGTCCGCACGCCCCCGCGGCGCAGCGAGGGCGGGTTGTGCCCGGCGTTGGCATAGCGCAGCCGGCCCGACGACACGTCAAGCGCGCAGACGAACGCCGTCACGAACAGCATGGCGTCGTTGCGCTCCACAAGGCCGTCGTTTGCGGCAGCGAGGGCCTCGCCCAGGTCGTCGTGGGCGAGCATGCACGCGCGGATGAGCCCCTGCGCGCGCATCATGAACAGCGAGGCAGGGACACCCTTGCCCGACACGTCGCCCACGACGAACGCGACCTCACCCTCGCGCAGCTCGAACACGTCATAGAAGTCGCCGCCTACCTCGCGCGCCGGACGAAGGAAGCCGCTCACGTCCAGACCATAGCGCTCGCGCAGCGCGGAGAAGTCGTGCGGCACGGCGGAGAGCTGAATCTCACGCGCGATGTCGAGCTCCGCGGCCGTACGCTCGCGCTCGGCAGCCGCCGCCTCGAAGCGCTCCACGTAGCTCACCAGGCCCGCCTGCATGGCGTTGACCGAGCCCACGAGGTCGCCGATCTCCGCCGCTGGGCGCAAGGCCCGCTCGTCGACGGGAAGGGCCTGCAGCTCGCCGCCGTGCTCCTCGCGCGCCGCAAGCTCGCCCATGAATGCCGTCGCCGAGGCGCGCAGGGCCATGACCGGCCGGGAGACGCGCCGCTCGACGATGCCCACGACGACGACCATGAACAGCAGGCCCGCGACCGTGAACTCCAGAACGACGAGGTAGCTCGAGCTGATGAAGTAGCCCCAGTCTTGCAGCGTCGCCAACGAGCCGTCCACGAGATAGGGTCCGTAGGCGATGGCGAAGAAGCCGACGATGACGGCAGCCATGAGTACGAGGAACAGCGCGACGACAAGCTCGCCCAGCGTGCGGCCGCGACGCCACCCCAGCACGAGGGCGCAGGGCAGGCCGACGTAGCAGCCGAAGACAAACGAGTTGAGGAACCACACGAGCGGGGCGCCGACACCGGAAAACTCCGCCGGCCCGAACGCCGAGAGGGTGAGCGCCGCAAAGCCCGCGTCCACCAGGACGAGCGCGACGTAGAGCGCCACCTTGCCCGCCGTGTCAAAGCGCGGGCGCACCCCGCCTTCAAGGCCGTGCGAGTCCTGGGGCGCGGCGGCGCCACGCCCCGACGAGTTTGAGGGAAGCCTGCGGCGGACGGCGGGGGCGATGCGGCCTGCGACAAGGCGCCACAGCAGGCGTGGGATGGCGAGGTAGACGACCTGAGCCAGCGCAAACAGCACGGCCGGGCCGATCGGCATGCCGCCGAGCAGCGCCCCCGCCAGAGAGGCAACGGAGCAGCCCACGATCGCGGGGGCCCCGAAGAACAGGCCAAGCGCAGGCCCGAGGCCATCGGCCGGGCGCACGAGCGTCTCCCGCGTGAACAGCGGCGTCAACGAGAACAACACGACGAGCGCCAGGTAGGCGGCGCCGCACGAAAACGCCGTGAGAAGAGGGCGGGCGACGGCCGCATCCGGAGCGGGCGACTTGGCAGCGAGAGGCTCGCGAGGAACGGCGTCACCGCCGTGCGGCGTGCCCCCTGATTCCAAAGAAGCCATGGGCGACCCCCTGCCGTTGCAGGCGCGCGCCAACCCCTTCGC
This genomic window from Coriobacteriia bacterium contains:
- a CDS encoding SpoIIE family protein phosphatase codes for the protein MASLESGGTPHGGDAVPREPLAAKSPAPDAAVARPLLTAFSCGAAYLALVVLFSLTPLFTRETLVRPADGLGPALGLFFGAPAIVGCSVASLAGALLGGMPIGPAVLFALAQVVYLAIPRLLWRLVAGRIAPAVRRRLPSNSSGRGAAAPQDSHGLEGGVRPRFDTAGKVALYVALVLVDAGFAALTLSAFGPAEFSGVGAPLVWFLNSFVFGCYVGLPCALVLGWRRGRTLGELVVALFLVLMAAVIVGFFAIAYGPYLVDGSLATLQDWGYFISSSYLVVLEFTVAGLLFMVVVVGIVERRVSRPVMALRASATAFMGELAAREEHGGELQALPVDERALRPAAEIGDLVGSVNAMQAGLVSYVERFEAAAAERERTAAELDIAREIQLSAVPHDFSALRERYGLDVSGFLRPAREVGGDFYDVFELREGEVAFVVGDVSGKGVPASLFMMRAQGLIRACMLAHDDLGEALAAANDGLVERNDAMLFVTAFVCALDVSSGRLRYANAGHNPPSLRRGGVRTYLRARPGLVLGAMAGMPYAQAELSLTPGDEIMLYTDGVTEAADGSAALFGEARLAEALATCDAGSLAEAAPEAGLSRMGAAIEAVVSRIDAFVDGAPQADDITLVGVSWDLPLREIDLPNEDRFLDDLFAFLKPVTDDLVARNLATAKLSFDLRLVAEELFVNVCHYGSPAGDAFPVRVSLAVDERARRLFLTMRDGGVAYNPLEHATRMPTPDGPVGGLGIHLVRTCMQSVLYERDGGDNVLRMAKDFV
- a CDS encoding STAS domain-containing protein; the encoded protein is MDVAVNMDGTCALVSVRGSLNTNTAPQLEQALEGVFSQASAITFDFDGLEYVSSAGLRVLMMAFKRLGGQGVAIEHASDEIREVLEITGFSTLFEVR